Below is a window of Cygnus atratus isolate AKBS03 ecotype Queensland, Australia chromosome 3, CAtr_DNAZoo_HiC_assembly, whole genome shotgun sequence DNA.
GTCAGTACTCTCTTCAGACTGAATGTGAATAGAAACAGTCAATGTGTACACAAATACCCTTCTGATCCAGCAGTATTTCCACCTGTTCTCGTCTTACCTAATGTACCAGGAAATGTCGCTACtatgtattatttaatattagTGTACACAATAATCTTTTAATCTTTATTCGATACTGGGTAAAAGTATAATTTGCAGAAatatccttttctctttctttaaattttacGCTATGGGATTGATATAAAGAAGCCATAGCATGAACAGGAAATTGGCCCAAGACATTTTTACCGCCACGGAAAAATTAATGGGCAAGATTCCAACTTGGTTACAACAATGTCAATCTGGAGACAAGTCAGTAGCTAACTGAGTTTAATTTCATTGCTGGGAATTAAGATCAAGTGTTTCTACAACTGGATGTGTCAATCATTAGCAGAGAGCCTTTGTACCTGGCATTCACATTGACTTCAAATTTCACATCTAAGTAGCAATACATACAAAACTCATTTCAGAGTATTTCATCTGTTCCAACACAAGAAGtgggaggaaataaataaacaaataaaggaacaaataaataaatgaaacctcCTTCTTAGAAGTGCACGTGATAAATACACTGTTCCTTCTGGTCACCATCTGGATTTTATAATACCTGTGACACTGAGTCACCTGGTCCTATCAGGAAACAGAAGGGCTATAAATCATGCTCCAGTGAAGAACTCCAGTCACTTCCACAACCACCTgcagaaggacagaagaagCTTCCAGTCTTCCTGGAAACAAAAGGTAGGATTTATAATGAATTATTTGCTTAAATTATTACAACTCTAATAATGTATTAATATGCAACCTACTATCAAAAAGCTTCTGTCTCCTCAACCATTTAGGGCAGTTATAGAAAGAGGATTTTATTCAATGAAAAGTGAGGATTCAATAGGCAATACTGTAATGcaagttgggaaaaaaaaaagagagaaaaaaaagaagaaaaaagaaaaaaagaggaaaaaaaagttgaacaGATGAACAACCAAAAAAGAGGTGTAGCTACCATCACTTATTTTCAGAGTGGGGAAATTACCTCCTTGTACAAATTACCACTCTTGTGGAAAGGGGCTGCTAATCATATAATCAttgaatatcctgagttggaggGGACCTGTGATGATCATTGAGTCCATCTCCTGAGACCACACAGGGCAACCTAAGAGTTAAATCATATATCTAAGAGCATTgttcaaacacttcttgaacacatgcaggcttggtgccatgaccacttccctggggagcttgttccagtgcttgaaCACCTTCTCTGCGAAGAACTTTTTACTAACGTCCGATCTGAACTTCTCTGGTGCAGCTTTAAGGCTTTCCCTTGTGTCCTGTCTCTGGTCTCCAGTCAGACTTTGTGCAGTAATGCTGTACAAGTGAAATGACAGCTTGTGTTAGTCCATTTCAGGCCTTTTTCAAGGATAATAAAAATTATGGGGATGttattttgtaatataaatTCATTTATATGAATAATTTAGGGTAtaacagttttattatttcatgaaGTGAACACTTAGAGAAAGGATGGGAAAAACATATCCACACAAGTTTCTTTCAGTGTCAGGTCTCTGTACACAGATGGAGTTGCAGAAAAGTCAGCAAGACTTGGCACATGTCCTGATTTATGTCTGATtgagggggagcaggggagagggaTAGAGAGACTGATTTTAGGACCAGTGCCTAGAAATTAATGCAGAGCAATTAAATTTACATCTCTCAAGCTATAAGCATTTGGCTGAAACCAGTGGGATTGCCAAAAGTATGTTGGTATCTTGGAGCAATCAATCCACTGgttcttaaaaaatattctaatggCATTTTCCAAATTGTATCATGTATTAAATTACCAATTATATTTAACTGTAATTTaattcattgaaaatattataGTGAATGAATATTTTGGCTCTTTTTAAGTtaagtttttcagtttgttcaCAAAATAGAAAGGTTCACAATTTAAATGGTTATCTTTCgattgaaacaaaatgtttaatattaCATGTTTTACATGCAAAAAGATTTGTTATCTATCTGCATATCAGCACATTTTTCactagatgaaaaaaaaatgtatttttgcttgtAACTTGAGTAGAGATGAAAATAGTTCCCATATCTATTTACTTTTAGTTAGAAATCAAGTGAAAAGAATTGCTTTTCATATTATTGGGACTATAATCTTCTGTCATTAAACTTATAGGTTAGATGCACTGCAAAGTTTTGTAAAGGTTctgagaaataacaaaaaaaaataaagaaagaaaagaaaacttaaaaataaaaaataaaaagaaaacttcagtgatCCTAAAGAGCTTTGAGGAGTCACAAGTTATGTCAAAATTAAACAATACATAAACCAATACCAAGAATAGGAAATCAATAACTTACACTGTTAGTTATCAGAATAGTTCCCAGTAGAGTTCCCAGATCAGATGGATCTTAACTATAAGCACTTGGACAAAGCCACACTACTTTGGAGACTGTGTGAGTTTGAATGTACAGAAGTGTTTATTCTGCCTGCATTTTGTCCTCTGAGCTACAGAGCAGCTCCCTGCGGGGTCTAGTTTCCCAGTGCAGACATGGCCAGAGATCCCACTCTGAGAGGCTTTGCtcttcagcagagctggagccGGTCCCCTGCCGCAGGCTAGGGACAGTGTGTCTCCTCCTGTGCAAGGTAAGCAAGCTGGTGAGGAAAATGGGTCTTGCTGTACCATTTGGAAAAGGGCAGTGTTTTCTCACCTCATGTTCTCCATGAGCAGGAGCACCTTGTGTTTTATATAAAGCAGTTGCCTCAAGGTAAAGGGGCTTTGCTGAGTATGGAAAGATCAGCAAACCCAAATGGCCTTTCTCCAGGGATAAATTAAAACTAAACCCAGCAGCCCTTCAAGACCAAATAAGAAGTTAAGCTAATAAGACATCTCTGTGGCAACACGCCTATAAACTCCCTTGGAGTTCTAAGATGGGAAAACTGCCAAAATAAGTAAATTCCACTCTAGTCACCTGCTTGCCTGCCCAAGGTAGCTAAGCAGAAACAGGCTGAACGTAACTCTTATGACTGATTGCAATCAGacaacaaaattttaaagtaaccTTATTACCCTCTGGATCACTGTCATGGGACAGAATGAAGCCTTTACTCTCCCTCCTAAGCAAATAGTTTTGCTCAATCCAAAGTCTGGTTGTTGCTTTTTCACTTAGACAAAGCTCCCATTTCTTTTGTGATTACACACTACCTGCACTCTGATcgaatgttttcttaaaaaattaataaagtaagcaaaaatctttctgaaacaaCTCTTCCCCAGGATGGCAGTGCTGTTCCATTTCTGGTCCATCCAGTTCTGTCCCAGCTTACGTGAGtttttgaagtgctttgaaGTCATTTAGGAAGGGTTTTGACTCCAGACCTGGAAACCTGAATGTAGAGGTTTGCACATGGGCTGTGTCTAATGACCCTTTCCACCAATGCAGTCCAATCAAAGCAGGCAATGGGGAGAAGGAAGTTTCAGACTAACACAGCCACAAACAAGCCAAAAGCAGCATCCGCAGCAGGGTGATTTGCAGAAGTTTTTCTACAGAAAGGGAAGCATGAATGTCCTCTTGTACTGTGAATTTATTTGGAGGTATTCAACTAGGATTAGTCCAGAAAGTATGAGACACAAAGCAGCTGATtcacagaaattctgaaaatgagaggagaagagaaggaagaaagaaagaatccgTTACCTTTCTAGTTGCGGAAAAGCTTGGAGATACACGGGAGAAAGATGTGTTATAtgttcagagaaataaaagctccgtaaagagaagaaaaaaccaaaaaaagtcttctcttttcagagATGATTCTGCCAATAGTGTTCCTGGGTCTTGCAGCTGTGCTGTCTCCATCCACTGGACAGGTAGGATCTGTTCTTTGTACTGAGAAAATCTGGATGGGGCCTGAGGGACTACTGGTctgactgaatttttttttcctatacacACCAATCGTATGCAGAAAAAGTCTGACGAGATATATAGGATCTGGAAAGCATTTATCCTCAAAGGCaaaatttcaaagcagcagAGTGCATCCATGCTTGCATAGGCTCGCCGTCACTTAGGAGCTGGATCATCAAGAACTGCACGTCCTGAAATCTCCCACACACTTTCCAAAGATCCAGCCCTCTTCCAGTTAATTCCCCTCAGTTTTAAAGACAACAACTGCCTAACAATCACCCTCTCTCATCCCACAGGACCTGAGCTATGTGCCTCTCCCTTTGCTCACAGTCCCATCCTCTCAACAGGTATCGCTGATTTCCCTCAAGCAGCTAAACGGACTAACATACTCAACATCCACTTAGCGGTTCCTCCCCACCCACACTTAGTCTGAAGTTGGAAGTTTGATATTTCTGCTTCAGAGATATAGATGTGACTGAAGGCTTGACTAtgtttttcccatctgtaaCCACTCGACTAAAACTACTACTTCTTTCTATAAATCTTGCTTCTCTAAAAGCTATGTAAACACTAAAACTTTTTTAACTACATGAAGTGAAGAGTGCAAATGATGTGCTTTGTTCATGATTAGTCCCTCTGGAGTTAAACAAAAGAGTAAGTTATCGCAGGATCAAAATTTTATGGCTGAATGAGATATAAtggagaataaataaaaaacataaacatgAACTGTCTTTCAAATTTTGGTGTCTAGAAGAACTATTAGATGCTGGAAAGATAATATTGAATATGATTGGATTATCTTgatcagtgaaaataaatatatacaaagaagctttttttaCAACTATTGGCAGTGCTATTATACTGCTAAAAATGTCATCAATAATAAGCACATTGTGGGTATTCATCCATGGGCTCAGTTTACTAGTTACCTCATCAAGTTAGTCACTGATGAGTATGAAGTGCAGTATGACAGAAATATCAGTAGCAACTAAGACATGATAAAAACATAATACAGAACAACAGCATAAAAAATATGATaggaatttttaatttctgctttccatgATGCCATCTAGAAGACTAATGGCAAAGACTGTAAAGAAGAGTCAGAGTTGTTCATATggctattttttaattagaaagcatattaaaaaattgagaaataCCATCAGTTATAGCAAGAGTGGACAAAAATCtacagcatgaaaaatattaacacagtattttttatgCTCTAGGATCTCCTGATGAAGTACCACAAGAGCTCTGTGATGATCCTGTGGttaaacaaagaataaataaataaacaaataatcaaacaaaaaagccatcAACTGGCTAGTTTAAAATGCCAAAGAAGAGGAACACATCATAAATGGAGTCGTGTTCATCTGATTTTTAGATCCTGTTTCCCCGAAACATTATGAAGTATGAGTGGCACAAGAGATCTTCCAAGATATTCTAGTCATCTCCAGAGGGCTGGCAGATAGGACGAAGGAACCAGTGGTATTTTTATTACCGCTAACCACTCAAAGTGCTACTTTGCCTGGGAGCTCCCCTAGAAAAACTTAGGGGACAAAGCATATCACAGTACCTCCTCTGTTACAAGGATCAACTCCTTCATTGATATTAGTTAtttggtattttaatatttcctagACAGTATGCAGCATTAGTTACattcacataaatatatatatatatgcaactTTTGCTTTCAATTTAGGTACCTGAAGCTTTCACTGCTCTGATAACTACCAATCCTGATCAGCAAAAGCTAATTGTTGACAAACACAATACGCTCAGAAGAGGAGTAAACCCGACTGCCAGCAACATGTTGAGGATGGTAAGTTGTGTGCTGTAAATCTATCGGCACTGAGGAATGGACTCCGTGAGAGCTACAGAAATGTATAAAAggtcaatttattttatttagcaacAAATGCACCCTCCAAACCTTTCCTAGGTACCTAGCACAGCAACCACcaggagaaatataaaattgcacagatggaaaaaaaaaaaggtttggaaGATTTTGTGTTGTATAAACAGTAATGTGTCTTTCttttggaggagaaagaaaagggaagaaaaggaggagccACAACATTGTTCATTCCTTTCTGATGtattctttgtcatttttcacagtttctaGTCAATTCCTGGGTGCACAGTAAATCCATTTCTACTCCCAGCACCACTACCCCTGCTAAAATAAGGGTTTGCATACAATTTTCTGATTCAAAGTGTAGTTTCCAAGTTTTGTTCCTTCAGGAGCGGTTCGTCAGTGCTTAATGCCTGAATGactcagattttcttctttcattctttcttctttcatgaaGGAATGGAACCCTGCAGCTGCAACTAATGCTCAAAACTGGGCAAATCAATGTTCTCTCAGTCACAGTCCTTCAAGCCAGAGGAAAACCAGTAAGTAAAGAATGAATGCTCACTGAATGATGTCATTTACAATATTAAAGTAACCAATTTGGGAGCATGGGATTTCTAAATTAGCTGATAtcaaaatgaagctgaaataattcatttacttattttcatctttgtaGATTCATATCTTCTGAGGTGAGACTACATACTcagctaaatatattttataattttataatagtttataatatattatatattataatgtaattatttcatgtactttttttggtataactttatttttataattgtgATTTCATAACGTGATGATGGGATTCACATTTCTAACTGAAAATGTCCACTAAGTAATGACGTAAACCAGAATTGGTCAGTGTATATTCCTGTACATTAAATgtaagcaaatggaaaaaaaaaattcttctaagACATGGTTCATTCATCCTAATCTTTATGATTGTATGGACTGAAACTTAAAGctgtacatttgttttctagatttttttgcTCTagattttgttcagaaaacaaaatatgaagcaaaagCTCTTACCCAAAAATACTTGTACCAAAAAAGTATAAGTCCAATGGAAATTGTATGATATATTGTCACCAATTCATTTAGTTATCAAATTTATGTTAAATTACCaatctctgagaaaaaaaaatgtgtgcaaaATTTCTGGTATTACATTTCCCACCAATTGCCTTCCTCAAGCACTAGTTTCCTTATCAAACTTTTAAGTTGATGGAAAGCACTGAACaatttctgagatttttatttttgttttaatttatcttttaaattatttgactAAGCATTTGAGATATCATTTACATTCAATGTTTTTATTGGTGCATGGGACAAAAATAGATTTCTAGATGTAAATCTGTCCAGTAAGTAAGAAGAATTTAGTCCTTTTCTCATCTCAGTTGCATCAGTTTTACGTGAGCATATCCAATTTTCTTCAGtggctgaaataaataaataaataaataggtggTGAGAAAATATACACTTTCAGTATCCCcattagaaagaagaaaatcttgatCCAATTTTCTGCCTAAACCAGCTTGCAAGGGCTGGATTTAACTGTCTGGGATGGACGGGGAAGAGAGTGAAGGTCCAAAACCTACTGATGGTGCTAAGACAAGATTCAAAACTTTTAAATCCCCTGGCACCTTGCTCTAACCTATAACTATCTGGGAGGCTCATGTAAACACTTCAGTCATTGGATATTGAGGTTACAGCTATACCACATTAGCAATAGCTATGATCGGTGCCCAGTGTGGTATTTACTGCTGGCTTCTGTATATACTGTATAAGATGTGGACTGACCTTCAGTTCTCATGCtttttgtctaaaaaaaaaaaaaaattttgaatcCAATGGTTCTTGCTAAAGTGAACCCCACATGAGAAGTGATGCATATGTAGTAAGGTTGGTCAGGGCACTAGACCTGAATAAAAACAGTAGGCAAATACACGACACAGTAGACAATTTAGTGTGTACCAGAATTAAGTTTGAATTATTGTGATTTTCCCAAGATTACAGGACTGTGAACTGAATGATGATTAGAGCTGCCACCTTCCAAATATCAAAAATACAGTCATGAATCTATTATAGTGCACATGTGCATGTGTATCTACTGACACGTACAAGGTCTGTCAACAACCAAACTACCAGCCAAACAGGTTGGCCACGCTGCAAATCGGTCAGATGACTTCAGAATTGACAAAAGGTGGTGTCAcggaaccagaaaaaaatccctgccaTCCCTTCTGGGATGAAAGCTGCCAGGGATCTCAGAGCAACTTTTACTTGTTCTCACAtgtgcatgttttcttcatttctcagtccctttttcttttcagatgtaGATTGTGGTGAAAATCTCTACATGTCAACCGCCCCTTCCTCATGGTCAGATGCTATTCAGGCCTGGTACAATGAGGAGAAAGATTTCAAATATGGAGTAggagcaacaacaaaagatgcTGTGATTGGCCATTACACTCAGGTAGATGCAACCTCTTTATATTCCAcgctgaataaataaaaatccatgtcAGCCAAGCAATATTTACCCTCTCATATTTAAATACAACAAGTACAATAGAGATATGAAAGTTACACCAAcgaaaaacagaatttaaaaggcTAAGtgtaatttcaattttttcatAAAGTATACTAGAAGTCGGTGCTTTGGTTTAAATTGCTAGATTACACCAAATCCGGTAAAGTATTAAGTGAGTTCATGTGCAGCAAGTGGAGAAGCTGGAATAGATTTACAAAAGGAGTTAAAATAGATATAGTCATCCCAACCACCCCACTCCCCAGAAACCATGGCTGGGTGTCATGAGACATGTCAtggtgccccccaccccccacccagTCTACTCTGATGGCAGATATTGAGTAGTTTGTCCACTGGGAGAAAGCTCAGTAATTTtgaccttttaaaatttgtaattatttattgTGCATTCTGCTCTACTGTTCTTCCTACAGTACCAGGGATATGGATTGTTATTTTGCCATCATCacctttggttttgtttcccttcagCAAAGTCTCCAACCATGCACACACTTAGTCACATGTATGATATGACACACAAACAACTATTTTTGCACACAGAGTAAAGATACAAGTATTTCAAAGCTTCAGGAAGATAAAATGGGAAGAAACGTTTgtttaacatttgaaaatttctcAGACACTGGAAGAATAGGGTTATTAAATTATCaggaaggaaatatatatagttATGCTATGATCTATGGAGTTCCATTACTTCAGAGAGTTCCCAGTTGGAAAGTGGCTTATGATAACTTCCTCTGTTCAACTGCATATACAAAATTTTACACCATCTTTTGTGTTTACAGCATCTTCTTCAAGAGTtgtaattaaatgaaaatacactaCGTCAAGACAGTTTAGCataaaactttatatatatatatatatgtatatatatgataaAATTTTGTAATTATACCCTAAAATGTTATTTGATTGAAGGGTGAAAGCAGGTAAAAAAGTGCTTTACCAAGAAGATGGGACTAATATTTACTATAAATGTTAGATATAAAGGACTTAACTTGGttgcaaatgtttctttaatgcATAACTTActtcaattattttcaattgtatttgtttttcattctccaatgatctttatttttatatctgcaGGTGGTTTGGTA
It encodes the following:
- the LOC118256560 gene encoding cysteine-rich venom protein-like; its protein translation is MILPIVFLGLAAVLSPSTGQDLSYVPLPLLTVPSSQQVPEAFTALITTNPDQQKLIVDKHNTLRRGVNPTASNMLRMEWNPAAATNAQNWANQCSLSHSPSSQRKTNVDCGENLYMSTAPSSWSDAIQAWYNEEKDFKYGVGATTKDAVIGHYTQVVWYKSYQIGCAVAYCPESNYKYFYVCQYCPAGNRVDLMKTPYKEGKPCGDCPNACDNGLCTNPCKLQDLYSNCPGLVNDYGCANTFVMQNCPASCQCKTEIK